TGCGATCCGCCTCATGGCTCCACAACACCACATCCCGGCGGATGTTCCGGGGGAAGATAAGAAAGCGACCGGAAGTTACTGATTTCAAGGGGTTTGCGCGAAGTTCTGCGCGCGGCCGGCCATGCCGGGAACCAATGCTAGGGAGTGGGGGTTCTCTTGCCTTCGCGCGCGCAGCAGCGCCCGAGGCAAGGTCAGCGGAGCCGCGCGACAAGGAGATATCGATGCGAGTTTTTGCCAAATTTTCCGTAACTCGCCGTGAGAGCGACCCGGATCGCCGCGCAATTTAGGGCGAGGTTAATCGGCCCATGCGACTCTCAATCTCCCCGCCGCAGGATGATGGAGGTGCAAATTGTGGATCACGGTGCAAGTTTTCGCGCCCTCAGGGCGAGCGACGGCTTATTCCTGAGCCCCGCCCATCCCAGCCTGCGCCCGCTCGCCTGGACGCGAAAGGTCTGTCTGGTGCTGGCCGGAGCGCTGCTGATTGTCGCCGCGGAGGGCCATCTTTACGGGATCTCGCGGCTCTACGCGCCGAGCGGCGACAGCGCGCTTTCCGTGCCCACCCTGCTGGCGGGCACCGGGGCGCTGGCCGCAACCTTGATGCAAAGGCCGCTGCGGCGCTCGGACCCGCGCGAAACGCTGATCTGGATGCTGGTGATCGCGCTGTGCCTGCTGACCGGCCTCGGCTACCGGAACGGGATCGATTTCGGCGCCGGCCGCATGGGGGGCAATACGGCGGTCTCCTTCGTGTTGCTGGCCGGGGGACAGCTCTGCTTCCGGCGCCTGCCGGTCTCCTCTGTTGGCCTGTCATTCATGGCGCCGGGCCTGCCCTTCGTGGCGGCGATCGGATACCTCAACAACGCGCCAATGCTTTTCGGAGAGATGTCGCTCTCGACTTCGGTGATGCTGCTGGCGCTCGGCGTGGCCAACGCGGCGCGCCACGCCAGGCGCCCGATCTTGCGCCCGCTGGTCAGCAGCTCGCGGGCCGGGCGCGCGGTGCGGACGATCCTTCTTTCCTGGCTGATCCTGGTGGCGGCGCAGGCGGTCGCCGCCCGCTTCGTGCCCCAGCACTGGGGCGCCACCTGGGGCGTCGCGGTGATGGTGGTCGATGCGCTGGCCTTGCTTGCGGTGATCCTCTTTCTGGGCATGAGATACGACGGCAGTGCGACGCGGCTGCGGCTGACGGAATGGCGGCTTTATAACGCCGCGCTGCGCGACCCCTCGACCGGGATGCGCAGCCGCGCTTCGGCCGAGCTCTTCAGCGCCACCTTCGGGCCGATCACCAGCCATGGGCTTGTGCTGATCGAGATAGAGGGGATCGCCGATCTGGCGCATCGCTCGGGGCCAGAGGCCGCGGAACGGCTGCTGCGGCTGGTCGCGTCCAAGTTGCAGCGAGTATTGCGTCCCGAGGAGCTTCTGTGCCGCGAAGAAGAGCTCAGCCTCCTGCTCTTGGTCCGGAACTGCACGCTCGATCAGCTGGGCGAACGCGCGGCAGAGCTCTGTGCGCTCGTCGCCGAGCTCCGCGACCCCGATCGCGAGATGAGCCGCATCCAGCTTTCGGCGGCGGTGGTCATGGCGCGCCGCGGCGACGATGATCCGGCGCCGTCAATCCGTCGCGCTCGCGAAGCGCTGCGCAGCGCCGAGCCGGGGAACACGCGCAGGATATTGCTCTGCGAAGCGGCCTGAAGCGGCGCGCTCAGCTTCGGAAATGCTTGGAGAGCTTGAGCCCTTGGCCCTGATAGTTCGACGCAATGCCGGCGCCATAGAGTTGCCCAGGCGTCTCATCCATGCGCTCGTAGACCAGCCGCCCGACGATCTGCCCGTGCTCCAACACGAAGGGCGCCTCGTGGCAGCGGACTTCGAGCACCCCGCGCGAGCCTGTGCCCCCGGCGGCGGAATGGCCGAAGCCCGGGTCGAAGAAGCCCGCGTAATGCACGCGGAACTCGCCCACCATGGCAAGATAGGGCGCCATTTCGGCAGCGAAGCGCGGCGGAATGTGCACCGCCTCGCGGCTGACGAGGATATAGAAGGCATCGGGATCAAGGATCAGCTGCCCGCGCGAGGCCTGCAGGGGATCCCAGAACTCGGCCGGGTCGTAGTGGCCGATGCGGTCGAGATCGATCACCCCGGTGTGCGGCTTGGCCCGCCAGCCCACCAGATCGGTTCCCTCGGGGCGCAGGTCCACCGAGAAGCCGAGCCCTTCACCGATCACCGCCGGGCCACCGGTCACCAGCGTCTCGGCGGCATGCAGCTCGGTCAACTCGGCATCGCTGAGGATCGACTGGCCGCGGCGGAAACGAATCTGGTTGAGGCGCATCCCGGTGCGGGCCAGCACCGAGAAGGAGCGGGGGCAGATCTCGGCATAGAGGGGTCCGCTGTAGCCGCCTACGATGCGGTCGAACTCGGTGCCGCCATCGGTGATGGTGCGGGTCAGCAGGTCAAGCCGGCCGGTGGAGCTCTTGGCATTGGCGACCGCGGTCAGCCCGGCGGGCAGGTCGAGGCTCTCGAGCAGCGGCACCACGTAGACGCAGCCCTTCTCCAGCACGGCGCCTTCGGTCAGATCGACCCGGTGCATCTCGAATTCGTCGATCCGCGAGGCCAGCGTGCGACCCTCGCCTGCAAGGAAGGAGGCGCGAACCCGGATCGCCTCGGTGCCGAGCCGCAGGTCAAGGCTGGCAGGCTGGATCTGCCCGTCGACAAGGGGGGACTCAAGGCGGATCGCCCCGCTCTCGACAAGCGCCGAAATCTGCTGGCTGGCGAGCACCCCTGTCATGGTCACATTCCCTCGTATTGCGTTGATCGTGCTTAGCAAGCGACGGGGGCGAAGGGAACGAGGAATGCGGCGCTCCGGCCCTGTGGTTGGTCGCCTGTGCGCGGTTGGTGACGCAGCGCAAGGACCTGCACGAGATGCCGCGCGCGGTTCAGTGTCGTTTCGCAATGGTGGAAATTTATGTTTTGTCGCCAGCGGTTTGGCGGGGCCGTTCCCTCACCCCTGGGCGGAGGTGGACAAGTCAGAAACGGCGGTGGGGAGTATTTGGTCGGGCTAGCAGGACTCGAACCTGCGACCTTCCGTCCCCCAGACGGACGCGCTACCAGGCTGCGCTATAGCCCGACTTGTGAGGCCGTTTCATATCGGTTTTCACCGCACGCGCAACCCCCAAGATGAAAGTTTTTTCCCGGGTCTCCCTAGGTCATCCTGGCGCCCCGGCGCGCGGCCACCAGGGCCTGCAGCGCGGCGACATGCGGCGCCAGTTCGGCAGCCTTGGCGGCGTCGATCCGGGTCAGCCCGGAGAGCTGCGAGAGCGCGCCCGGCGCAGGCCGTGGAAGGGCCGACAGATCGGGCACATCGGGGAGCGCAGGGGGCGGGGTTTCCGCGGCGCGCGCCTCGAGGGATTCGGTGATGAACCCAGGCAGCTCCGCGGTCCCGGGCGCGGGCTCTGCGGCCGGAGCGGCCTCGGGGCCCTCGGCCCAAGGCGCGCCTTCGTCGGCGGCATGGGGCTCGGGGTCGTCGGTCTGGGGGAAGAGCGGTGTGGCTGCGGCGTAGCTCGGCATCTCCTCCGGAGGCTCGACAGACGCAGGCTCCGGAGCGTCTTCTGAGGCCTCTGCGAGGTCGGCTGACTCTGCGGGCGCAGCCTGGGCGAAGGGCAGCACCGTGGCGCTTTCCTGCGGCTCGAAGGCGGGCACGGGCTCGACCGAGGGGGGCTCAGCCTCGGAGACGTCGTCGAGCAGCTCGGCCGGCGGGGCAATGCCGGCGACATGTTTCACCCCCTGTTCGCGCAGCACCTTCTGCACGCCCTTGATGGTCAGCCCATCGTCGTGCAGCAGCTGGCGGATCCCGGCAAGAAGGGCGACGTCATTGGGCCGGTAGTAGCGTCGCCCCCCGGCGCGCTTGACCGGTTTCACCTGGGTGAATTTGGTTTCCCAGAAGCGTAGGACGTGCGCCGGCGTGTCCAGAAGCTCCGCCACCTCGGAGATGGTGCGGAATGCGTCGCGCGACTTGCTCATGCGGTGGTACCCCCTGCTGCGCGGGGCCGCCGGGCGGGCGCGCAGGCTTCAGATATGTCTTGGACCCGTCAGCGGCGCAGTGCCGGGACGTTCCGGGACCGCGAGGGCGCCGTGGCGGATCAGGATTTGTTGCCGTCGGCAACCCGTTCCTTCATCAGGTGCGACGGGCGGAAGGTCAGGACGCGGCGGGGCTGGATCGGGACCTCTTCGCCGGTCTTGGGATTGCGGCCGATGCGCGCCGCCTTGTCGCGTACGGAGAAGGTGCCGAAGGACGAGATCTTCACCTGCTCGCCACGGACCAGCGCGTCGGACATGTGCTGCAGCACCGACTCGACGAGTTCGGCGCTTTCATTGCGCGACAGCCCGACCTCGCGAAACACCGCTTCGCTGAGATCCATGCGCGTCAAAGTCTTGTCACTCATTTGGCAGCCTCCCAAGGTTGCGCCACAGCATAGGGGGGAGGCGGATTCCGAGTCAAGCAGCCCTTGCGGGCGTGGAGCCTGCAAGGGCCGGATTTTGCCGGATTTTTGCGCTCACCAGCGCAGGACGACAGCGCCCCAGGCCAAACCGCCGCCGATGGCCTCGGTGACCACCACGTCGCCTTGCTTGATCTTGCCCTCGGCCTTGCCGACCGACAGGGCCAGCGGAATCGAGGCGGCAGAGGTGTTGCCATGGTCCTGGACTGTCACCACGACGCGCTCCATCGGCAGGCCGAGCTTCTTGGCGGTGCCGTTGATGATGCGGATGTTGGCCTGATGCGGCACGACCCAATCGACCTCTTCCGAGGTGATCCCGGCCTTTTCCATCGCCGTGGTCGCGGTCTGGGCGAGCTTTTCCACTGCGTGGCGGAAGACTTCCTTGCCCTCCATGCGCAGATGGCCGGTGGACTGGGTGGACACCCCGCCGTCAACGTAGAGCAGGTCGCGGAACTGGCCGTCGGAATGCAGATCGACCGACAGGATGCCGCGGTCGGCGGAGGTGCCCGCGCCCTCGGCAGCCTCGAGGATCAGCGCCCCGGCGCCGTCACCGAAGAGCACGCAGGTCCCCCGGTCGGTCCAATCCATGATTCGCGAGAAGGTCTCGGCGCCGATCACCATGACGCGCTTGGCCTGGCCAGAGACGATCATCGCATTGGCGGTCGACAGGGCGTAGACGAAACCGGCGCAGACCGCCTGTACGTCGAAGGCGAAGCCGCCGGTCATGCCGATGCGGTCCTGCACCATGGTCGCAGCAGAGGGGAAGGTCAGGTCGGGCGTCGAGGTGGCGACGATCAGCGCGTCGATCTGGGAAGGTTCGAGCCCTGCATCCTTCAGCGCGGCCTCGGCGGCGTTGGCGGCGAGCATCGAGGTGGTCTCGCCCTCGGCGGCGAAATGGCGGCGTTCGATGCCAGAGCGCGAGCGGATCCATTCGTCGGAGGTGTCGAGGGTCTTCTCGAATTCCGCGTTGGGGACCACACGCTGAGGCAGGTAATGCCCGATGCCCGCGACCTTCGCCCTGATGCTCATTTGCCTGTTCCGTTTTTCTTTGTATCTGTGCCGTCCGGCGCCTCTGGGGCGGGGTCGGCGGCGGCCGCAGCGGCGCTCGCCACGCGGGCGGCCAGCCTGTCGCCGAAGCCGGACTGCGCGAGGTCATAGGCCAGTTCCACCGCCGCGGCCACCCCGGTGGCATCGGCAGCGCCGTGGGATTTCACCACAGTGCCGTTGAGGCCGAGGAAGACGCCGCCGTTCTTGCGGCGCGGATCTACGCGCGCCTGCAACCGCTTGAGCGAACTCAGAGCGAGCAGCGCGGCGAGGCGCGACAGCGGCGAGTAGGTGAAAGCCTCGCGGAGAAGTGAATTGATCAGCGAGGCAGTGCCTTCGCCGGTCTTCAGCGCGATATTCCCGGTGAAGCCGTCGGTGACGATCACGTCGCAGCGCTTGCCGGGGATGTCTCCGCCCTCGACGAAGCCGACGTAATCGAAGCCGCCGGTCTCGGCATTGGCGGCGATGAGGTCATGCGCGGCCTTCAGCTCCGCGCGGCCCTTGTGCTCTTCGGTGCCGACGTTCAGCAAGCCGATGCGCGGGCGCTCGAGGTTGAGACCGTTGCGGGCGTAGGATGCGCCCATCATCGCATATTTCAGCAGGTCGTCGGCATCGGCGCGGATGTCGGCGCCGACGTCGAGCATGACGTTGTAGCCCTGCGGGTTGCGTGAGGGCCAGAGCACGGCGATGGCAGGGCGGTTCACCCCGGGCAGCTTGCGCAGCCGCACCATCGAGAGCAGCATGAGCGCGCCGGTGTTGCCGCAGGAAACGGCAACCGTGGCCTCGCCATTGCGAACGGCGTCGAGCGTGGACCACATCGAGGTGTCCTGCCCGTTGCGCATCACGTGGCTCGGCTTGTCTTCCATCGCCACGACGCCGGAGGCATCGCGAATCTCGACCTGGGCAGACAAACCTTTTTGCTTGTCCACCAGGGGGCGCAACTCGGCCTCGGGTCCGTGCAGCAGGAAATGGACATCGCGGTGCTTCCGCGCAAAGGCGGAAAGACCGGCAACAATCGTTGCCGGCCCGCGATCGCCACCCATGGCGTCGATGGAGAGGACCAGAGGCCCGTGCGCCTGACGGTTATCCGTTGCGGATGTCATGCGACGATCGGGCCTATCCGCAACTTATGCTGCGTCTTCGTCCAGGTCGATCTCGTCAGCCATGGCGACGACCTCACGGTCGGCGTAGTGGCCGCAGGACGGGCAGACGTGGTGCGGGCGCTTGAGTTCGCCGCAGTTGCTGCACTCGTTGGGGTTGGCCGCGACCAGCGCGTCATGGGCGCGACGGTTGTTGCGGCGCGATTTCGATACTTTGTTCTGTTGGACGGCCATGTCTCAACCTCGATTGTTCGCGTGTGGGGGCTATACGGGTGCCCGATAACGTTCGGGCGTGCCCGGCCTCATAGTCTTAACCCATGGAGGCGTGCAACCCGGAATTCCGATGAAGGCGCGAAAATAGGTATTTCTTGCCAAACCGCAAGAGAGATTTCGCGCCCCAGCGGCTCAGTCTTCGTCTTTTTCGTCCTTCGAGAGCTGATCGCGCAGCCCCGCGAGCCCGGCAAATGGGTTCGGGCGAGATTCGGAAGGGTCCTCCTCGGGCGCGTCCGGCGCCGCTTCGGCCATCTCGAGCGCCGCCTGGCTGCGCGGGTAGGGCGGCAGCGCCAAGGACAGGGCTTCGGAGAGAATCCGGCGCAGGTCGATCACGTCGGGCAGGGGCTCTTCCTCGTCTTCGGGCACCTCGACCTCGGAGCCGGGATCGGGGTCGGCGATTTGCTGCGCCGGCCGGAACAGCAAGGAGATCTCCTCGTCGATCCGGGTGGTCACCGGATCGAGGGTGACGACGCAGGGCTGCACCACCGTTGCGCCGAGATCGGCGGTCAGCCGGTAGGCGCCGCCGGCCTCGGGGGTCAGCTTGCCCATGAGGCGGGCCTTGCGCAGACTTAGCAGGCCGAGGTCCTTGGCCAAGGCCGAACGTTCCTCGGCCTCGGGCCTGATGTCGAAGTCTGTGGCCACGTCGCGGCGCAGTGTCGAGACGCGCAGCCGCGCGGGGTTTCCGCCTCTGTCCATGGGCTCGCCTTTCCTTTGCTTGAAGCGCTTGGCTGGGTTGTGTAATGCGGGATAGAAGGCCCTCCGGGGCATGGCAAGGGGCAGGACTGCGTCCATGGTATCACGGGTGAGAATAGCGCTTTTGGCTGCAAGCGCCGCACTGGGACTGTCCGCCTGCTCGGCTCAGTACCAGACGCATGGCTACGTGCCACGCGAAGACGACCTTCAGCAGATCGTGCCCGGGATCGATACGCGCGCGACGGTGGAGGACGTGATCGGCGTGCCCGCCGCCTCGGGCGTGCGCGACGCGGGCGGCTATTACTACATTGAATCGCAAGTGCGAAGCTTCGCCTGGCAGGAGCCCGAGGTCATCGATCGCGAGGTGCTGGCGATCACCTTCGACGGGCAGGGCGTGGTCAACAATATCTCGCGCTACGGCCTCGAGGACGGCAACGTCGTGCCGATCACCCGCCGGATCACCCGCACCAACGATGGCGAGATGGGCTTCATCCGCAAGCTCTTCGGCAATATCGGCGGCCTGACCCTCGGCGATCTCGACCAGCAATGAGGCGCTGACCATGTCCTCCCGCGTGCAGGATGATGCTTCGGGGGAGGACGGTCTGATCCTGTCCCGTGGCCGATTCCAGGCACGCTCCGCCGCGGGTGCCGAAGACGTGAAGGCGGCGCAGGCGTTGCGCGGGCTGGCGTTTTTCGGCCCCGGCAAGGGCCCCGATGCCGACGCGCTGGACGGCCGTTGCCGCCATGTTCTGGTCGAGGATGAGACCGGCCAGTTGCTCGCCTGCTTCCGCTACCTCTGGCTCGAGACCAGCGCCGAGATCGGCCGCAGCTATTCGGCGCAATACTACGATCTTTCCCGGCTCGAGGGCTACGGCGGGCCACTGATCGAACTCGGGCGCTTCTGTACCCGGCCGGGGCTGGTCGATCCCGATGTGTTGCGGCTGGCCTGGGGCGCGATCGCCGCCCTCGTCGATCGGGGCGGCGCGCGGCTGCTCTTCGGCTGCGCCAGCTTCACCGGCACCGACGCGGCGCGCTACGATCCGGCCTTCGGCGTCCTGCGTGCCCGCCACGCCGCCCCGGCGCGCTGGCAGATCGGTGTCAAGGCGGCCGAGGTGGTGCGCTTCTCCCCGGCCACCAGCGAGGCGCGTGGGGCCCTCAAGCTGATCCCGCCGCTCCTGCGCACTTACCTCGGGATGGGAGGCTGGGTGAGCGATCACGCCGTGGTGGACCGGCAGATGAACACGCTGCATGTCTTCACCGGTGTCGAAACCGCGGCGATCCCGCCGGCTCGCACCCGGGCATTGCGGGCGATCGCGGGGTAGCGGCGGTGTGACGGGGCTCTGTCCCGAGCCGCTGCGCACCTTTCCCCCGGGATATCTGGACCTAGAAGATAGACCCAAAACTCTAGACGCAAGACCAGGAGAGGCGGCGGTGGCGACCTTCATCGGCTCGGAAATCTATCGCGGCTCGCGCTACGGGCGGCTGCACCCGCTGTCGATCGAACGGGTGCCGGCGGTGATCGACCTCTGTCGGGCGCTCGGCTGGCTCCCCGAGGCGCAGTGGCGGGTCTCGCCGCGGGCCAAGCCCGCGGCCCTCACCGGCTTCCATGCACCGCGCTACGTGGCGGCGCTGCAGGCGGCTGAGGCCGCGGGGACGGTGAGCGAGGAGGTGCGCCAGCGCCACGGGCTCGGCACCCTGTCGAACCCGGTCTTTCCCGAGATGTACCGGCGTCCCGCCACGGCGGTGGGCGGCGGTCTGCTGGCCGCCGAGATCGTCGGAGCGCAGGGCGGCACGGTGTTCAATCCCGGCGGCGGGACGCATCACGCGCTGGCTGATCGGGCCAGCGGTTTTTGCTTTCTCAACGAGCCGGTGCTGACCATTCGCCACCTGCTGAGCCTCGGGATGCGCCGGGTGGCCTATGTCGACATCGACGCCCATCACGGCGACGGGGTGGAGATCGCCTTCGACGGCTCGGAGCAGGTGCGGGTGATTTCGGTGCACGAGGCGCGGCGCTGGCCGTTCACCGGCGCGCTGGCCGACCGGGCCGGGGGGGCGGCCTTCAACATGCCGGTGCCGCGGGAGTTCAACGACACGGAATTCGCGCTGGTGCTCGAGGAGATGATTCTGCCCGCCGTGGCGGCCTTTCAGCCCGATGCGATCTTCCTGCAGTGCGGGGCGGATGCGGTGCTCGAGGATCCGCTGGCGCGGCTGGCGCTGTCGAACCGTTCGCATGCGCGGGCCGCGGCGGCGCTGCGCGGGCTGGCCCCGGCGCTGATCGTCTCGGGCGGCGGCGGCTACAACCCCTGGAGCGCGCCGCGCTGCTGGTCGCTGGTCTGGGCGACGCTCTCGGGCCGCGCGGTGCCCGAGCGGCTTCCCGAAGCGGCGCAGGCGGTGCTGCGTCGGCAAGTCTGGGCGCGCAAGGGGCGGCCCTCGGAGGCGCTGCTCACCACGCTGCGGGATGCGCCGCGCGAAGGGCCGGTGCGGGGCGACGTGCGCGAGGGCGTGCGGCTGCTGCGCGAGCGGCTGCGGGCGGAGCATTGACGGCCCACGGCACGACGCGTCTGGGGGACCTGCGCAAAACCCGGAATTTTCGGAGGAGTTGGAGCGGGTAGCGGGAATCGAACCCGCGCGTTCAGCTTGGGAAGCTGACAGGCTACCATTACATCATACCCGCGCTCTGAAGGCTGATCTACGCGGGCGACGCGGGCGCGTCAAGCGGGCGCGGCGCAGATTTCTCGCGGTCCGGCGGCGCGGGGCTGGCAACAGCAAGCTGGCGGCCGCGCGCTGCTGCGGCTGGCCGACGTGCCGCGCTCTCGGCCGTCGTCTAGCGCCGCCTGCGGCGGGGGCCCTCGGTGTTGAACGATGGCTCGGGCAGGGGCGTGGCGCGGCGAGTCTCGGCGAAGGGAGCGCTGGCATGGGGGATCGCGCTCGCGGCAACGAAATGCTCCTGGAAGCGCGGTTCGATGGCGGTTTCGACCTTGGTGATCTGCCGCACAAGCACTTCGATACGGCGCCGGGCCGCGAGGCTGCAGAGCGCGATGCGCGCGCCCGTGCCGGCGGCATTGCCTGCCGAGGTGACGCGCGCCAGCGGCACGTCGGGGATCATCCCCAGCACCAGCGCGTGCCGCGGCGAGATATGCGCACCGAAGGCCCCGGCCAGCACGACCCTGTCGACCTTGTCCACGCCCATTTCGTCCATCAGCAGCCGCGCACCCGCGTAAAGCGCGGCTTTCGCCAGCTGGATGGCGCGGATGTCGGCCTGGGTGACGGTGATCACGGGGCCTCCCGCGGCGCTGCCTTCGTGGATGAGATAGGCATGCGTGCGGCCTTCGGGGAGCATGCGCGGGGTGCCGGTCTGCTGCGCCGAGCCGATGAGCCCCCCCGCGTCCACCAGCCCGGCCATGCGCATTTCCGCCACCGCCTCGATGATGCCCGAGCCGCAAAGCCCGGTGACGCCGCTGCGCGCGGTGGCCTCGGCAAAGCCCGGCGCGTCGGACCACAGGTCGCAGCCGATGACCCGGAAGAGCGGCTCCTTGGTGTCGGGGTCGATGCGGATCGCCTCGATGGCGCCCGGGGCGGCGCGCTGGCCGGAGCTGATCTGCGCGCCTTCGAACGCGGGTCCGGTGGGCGAGGAGCAGGCGAGCACCCGCTGCCTGTTGCCGAGAAGGATCTCGGCGTTGGTGCCGACGTCGACGGTGAGCACCAGATCTTCGGACCGGTCGGGCGCCGCCGAGAGCGCGACGGCGGCGGCATCGGCGCCCACGTGGCCGGCGATGAGCGGCAGCAGGTAGGCTTGCGCGCCGGGCGGCAGAGCGGTGAGACCGAGGTCGCGCGCCGGCAGGTTCTGCGCCGAGGAAGTGGCCAGCGCAAAAGGGGCCTGTCCCAGCTCCACCGGGTCGAGGCCGAGCAGCAGGTGGTGCATTACCGGGTTCCCGACGAGGGTCAGATCAAGGATCCGGCCCGTCTCGATGTCTGCTTTGGCGGCGATGTCCTGCACCAGGGAGTTCAGCCCGGCGCGCACGGCGGCGGTCATTTCGGCCGCGCCGCCGGGGTTCATCATCGCGTAGGAGACGCGTGACATGAGATCCTCGCCAAAGCGGATCTGCGGGTTCATTGTTCCGGCAGAGGCGAGGACATCGCCGCTGCGCAGCGAGACGAGATGTGCGGCGATGGTGGTCGAGCCAAGGTCGATGGCCAGCCCGAGCAGATCGCCCTCCAGCAGCCCCGGCCAGAGCGCGGTGATGCGCGGCGCGGTCTCGGCGGAGCTCCGGTGCAGCGCGGCGGTGACGGTCCAGTTGCCCTCGCGCAGGGTGGTCTGCAGGCTGGCGAGCAGCGCAGGCTCTATCGTGGCACCCTCTATGTCCCATTGCGCGCGCAGCGCCTCGGTGAGCCGTTCGAGATCGCCCGACGGCGCATGCATGTCCGGTGGCGCGACCTCGACGAGACAGAGGCGCAGCGCCGGGTCCATTTCGACCGGGCGGGCCTCGGCGTCCTTGCGAATGACCTGCCGGTGTAGCTGGCTCTCGGGGGGCACGTCGATCACCACGTCCGAAAGGATCCGCGCCTGGCAGCCGAGCCGCCGTCCGGGGGCAAGGCCGCGTTTCTCGGCGTAGCGGGCCTCGGTTGCGTTCCAGTCGGAGAGCGCGGTCTCGGTGGAGGTGATGCCATGCTTGGCGAACTGACCGAAAGCGGGGGCGATCTGGCAGCGCGAGCAGATCCCACGCCCGCCGCAGACCGAGTCGAGATCAACGCCGAGCCGCCGAGCCGCCTCGAGCACCGGCGTTCCGACGGGCACGCGGCCGCGCTTGCCGGAGGGCATGAAGACGACGAGGGGGGCGTGGGGCTCGGTCATGGGCTCAGGATGCGCGCGCGGGACGGCGGCGACATGTCCGAAAGCGGCAGGCTGTGCGGTGGCGGCGTCGTGCCGGGGCCAAGACGGCCCGAAGTTGCCGGGCGAGCGCGTGCGCGTCCGGCGCGTGTGGCTCGGCGCGCCGGACGCAGAAAGGGCGGCACCCTCCGGCACCGCCCCTCCGAGACTCGGCTCTGAAGGCCTTAGCCCAATTTCACCAGCGCGTGGCGCTTCTTGCCCGCCGAAAGCTTCACCGGCGCAGAGAGCGCGGCGGCGTCGAGCATCAGACCGGCGTCGGTCAGCGGCTGGTCGTCGAGCCGCGCGCCGTTCTCCGTGATCAGCCGCTTGGCTTCCTTGCCCGACTTGGCGAGACCCGCGCGGACGATCACCTGCACGATGGAGATGCCCTCTCCGATCTCGTCTGCGGTCAGCTCCAGCGTCGGCAGATCGTCGCCCACGCCGCCCTTCTCGAAGACCTCGCGCGCGGTCGCCTCGGCCGCCGCAGCCGCCTCGGCGCCGTGGCAGAGCGTGGTGACCTCG
The sequence above is a segment of the Alloyangia pacifica genome. Coding sequences within it:
- a CDS encoding GGDEF domain-containing protein, with the protein product MLAGALLIVAAEGHLYGISRLYAPSGDSALSVPTLLAGTGALAATLMQRPLRRSDPRETLIWMLVIALCLLTGLGYRNGIDFGAGRMGGNTAVSFVLLAGGQLCFRRLPVSSVGLSFMAPGLPFVAAIGYLNNAPMLFGEMSLSTSVMLLALGVANAARHARRPILRPLVSSSRAGRAVRTILLSWLILVAAQAVAARFVPQHWGATWGVAVMVVDALALLAVILFLGMRYDGSATRLRLTEWRLYNAALRDPSTGMRSRASAELFSATFGPITSHGLVLIEIEGIADLAHRSGPEAAERLLRLVASKLQRVLRPEELLCREEELSLLLLVRNCTLDQLGERAAELCALVAELRDPDREMSRIQLSAAVVMARRGDDDPAPSIRRAREALRSAEPGNTRRILLCEAA
- the rpmF gene encoding 50S ribosomal protein L32, with the translated sequence MAVQQNKVSKSRRNNRRAHDALVAANPNECSNCGELKRPHHVCPSCGHYADREVVAMADEIDLDEDAA
- a CDS encoding outer membrane protein assembly factor BamE, translating into MAASAALGLSACSAQYQTHGYVPREDDLQQIVPGIDTRATVEDVIGVPAASGVRDAGGYYYIESQVRSFAWQEPEVIDREVLAITFDGQGVVNNISRYGLEDGNVVPITRRITRTNDGEMGFIRKLFGNIGGLTLGDLDQQ
- a CDS encoding YceD family protein yields the protein MDRGGNPARLRVSTLRRDVATDFDIRPEAEERSALAKDLGLLSLRKARLMGKLTPEAGGAYRLTADLGATVVQPCVVTLDPVTTRIDEEISLLFRPAQQIADPDPGSEVEVPEDEEEPLPDVIDLRRILSEALSLALPPYPRSQAALEMAEAAPDAPEEDPSESRPNPFAGLAGLRDQLSKDEKDED
- the ihfA gene encoding integration host factor subunit alpha, which produces MSDKTLTRMDLSEAVFREVGLSRNESAELVESVLQHMSDALVRGEQVKISSFGTFSVRDKAARIGRNPKTGEEVPIQPRRVLTFRPSHLMKERVADGNKS
- a CDS encoding 2'-deoxycytidine 5'-triphosphate deaminase, producing the protein MTGVLASQQISALVESGAIRLESPLVDGQIQPASLDLRLGTEAIRVRASFLAGEGRTLASRIDEFEMHRVDLTEGAVLEKGCVYVVPLLESLDLPAGLTAVANAKSSTGRLDLLTRTITDGGTEFDRIVGGYSGPLYAEICPRSFSVLARTGMRLNQIRFRRGQSILSDAELTELHAAETLVTGGPAVIGEGLGFSVDLRPEGTDLVGWRAKPHTGVIDLDRIGHYDPAEFWDPLQASRGQLILDPDAFYILVSREAVHIPPRFAAEMAPYLAMVGEFRVHYAGFFDPGFGHSAAGGTGSRGVLEVRCHEAPFVLEHGQIVGRLVYERMDETPGQLYGAGIASNYQGQGLKLSKHFRS
- the plsX gene encoding phosphate acyltransferase PlsX; the protein is MTSATDNRQAHGPLVLSIDAMGGDRGPATIVAGLSAFARKHRDVHFLLHGPEAELRPLVDKQKGLSAQVEIRDASGVVAMEDKPSHVMRNGQDTSMWSTLDAVRNGEATVAVSCGNTGALMLLSMVRLRKLPGVNRPAIAVLWPSRNPQGYNVMLDVGADIRADADDLLKYAMMGASYARNGLNLERPRIGLLNVGTEEHKGRAELKAAHDLIAANAETGGFDYVGFVEGGDIPGKRCDVIVTDGFTGNIALKTGEGTASLINSLLREAFTYSPLSRLAALLALSSLKRLQARVDPRRKNGGVFLGLNGTVVKSHGAADATGVAAAVELAYDLAQSGFGDRLAARVASAAAAAADPAPEAPDGTDTKKNGTGK
- a CDS encoding beta-ketoacyl-ACP synthase III is translated as MSIRAKVAGIGHYLPQRVVPNAEFEKTLDTSDEWIRSRSGIERRHFAAEGETTSMLAANAAEAALKDAGLEPSQIDALIVATSTPDLTFPSAATMVQDRIGMTGGFAFDVQAVCAGFVYALSTANAMIVSGQAKRVMVIGAETFSRIMDWTDRGTCVLFGDGAGALILEAAEGAGTSADRGILSVDLHSDGQFRDLLYVDGGVSTQSTGHLRMEGKEVFRHAVEKLAQTATTAMEKAGITSEEVDWVVPHQANIRIINGTAKKLGLPMERVVVTVQDHGNTSAASIPLALSVGKAEGKIKQGDVVVTEAIGGGLAWGAVVLRW
- a CDS encoding MerR family transcriptional regulator translates to MSKSRDAFRTISEVAELLDTPAHVLRFWETKFTQVKPVKRAGGRRYYRPNDVALLAGIRQLLHDDGLTIKGVQKVLREQGVKHVAGIAPPAELLDDVSEAEPPSVEPVPAFEPQESATVLPFAQAAPAESADLAEASEDAPEPASVEPPEEMPSYAAATPLFPQTDDPEPHAADEGAPWAEGPEAAPAAEPAPGTAELPGFITESLEARAAETPPPALPDVPDLSALPRPAPGALSQLSGLTRIDAAKAAELAPHVAALQALVAARRGARMT